A window of Ignicoccus hospitalis KIN4/I contains these coding sequences:
- the ahcY gene encoding adenosylhomocysteinase: MGFKVKDISLADQGKLKIEWAENHMPVVVGLRKLCEEKKVFEGKRISAVLHVTKETAALVRSLKFCGAEVYLAGSNPLSTQDDVAAALAQEGINVYAWKGETEEEYWWAIKKIIEEGDPDLVIDDGGDLHATIHKEYPKLAEKIIGGTEETTTGVIRLKAMEKEGVLKYPVIAVNDAFTKFLFDNRYGTGQSTIDGILRATNILLAGKVAVVAGYGWVGRGIAMRLRGMGARVVVTEVNPLRALEAVHDGFDVMRMDDAAKIGDLFVTATGNIHVIRKEHILKMKDGAILANAGHFNVEIDVKALEEIAISKRRIRPYVDEYKLPDGRRIYLLAEGRLVNLVAAEGHPSEVMDMSFANQFLSLKYLLEKAGELAPKVYKVPAEIDEEVARRKLEAMGIKIDSLTEEQVRYLNSW, from the coding sequence ATGGGCTTCAAAGTCAAGGATATAAGCTTGGCCGACCAAGGGAAGCTGAAGATCGAGTGGGCAGAAAATCACATGCCAGTGGTAGTGGGCCTCAGGAAGCTCTGCGAGGAGAAGAAGGTGTTCGAAGGTAAGAGGATCTCTGCAGTACTCCACGTTACCAAGGAGACTGCAGCCCTCGTCCGGTCCCTCAAGTTTTGCGGTGCTGAAGTGTACCTAGCGGGCAGCAACCCTCTGAGCACACAAGACGACGTAGCGGCAGCCCTCGCACAAGAAGGCATAAACGTCTATGCGTGGAAGGGCGAGACGGAAGAAGAGTACTGGTGGGCTATTAAGAAAATCATCGAAGAGGGCGACCCAGACCTTGTAATAGACGACGGCGGCGACCTCCACGCTACCATACACAAGGAGTATCCGAAACTGGCTGAGAAGATCATTGGTGGAACTGAGGAGACTACGACCGGAGTAATAAGGCTAAAGGCTATGGAAAAAGAGGGTGTCTTGAAGTACCCAGTGATAGCCGTAAACGACGCGTTTACGAAGTTCCTCTTCGATAACCGCTATGGAACCGGTCAGAGCACCATAGACGGTATACTGAGGGCGACTAACATTTTGTTGGCGGGCAAGGTCGCAGTGGTCGCGGGCTACGGATGGGTAGGGAGAGGAATAGCTATGAGGCTTAGAGGCATGGGGGCGCGCGTAGTGGTTACTGAAGTGAACCCGTTAAGGGCGCTCGAGGCCGTTCACGACGGGTTTGACGTTATGAGGATGGACGACGCAGCCAAGATAGGCGACCTGTTCGTCACGGCTACCGGTAATATACACGTAATTAGAAAGGAACACATACTCAAGATGAAGGACGGCGCAATCCTCGCAAACGCGGGCCACTTCAACGTAGAAATCGACGTGAAGGCGCTTGAGGAGATAGCTATATCTAAGAGGAGGATAAGGCCTTACGTCGACGAGTACAAGCTCCCGGACGGTAGGCGGATATACTTGCTCGCTGAAGGACGTCTCGTAAACCTGGTCGCGGCGGAAGGCCACCCCAGCGAGGTAATGGACATGAGTTTCGCTAACCAGTTCCTCTCCCTTAAGTACTTATTAGAGAAAGCTGGCGAACTGGCGCCTAAGGTTTACAAGGTTCCCGCCGAAATCGACGAAGAAGTGGCAAGGCGTAAACTGGAAGCAATGGGCATTAAAATAGACAGCTTAACGGAAGAACAGGTGAGGTACCTCAACTCATGGTAA
- a CDS encoding chromatin protein Cren7, whose protein sequence is MPKCPKCGAEVKEPIKTWVLAPKGRKGVIIGLFRCPNGHYFRAKVGEAPPKKEAA, encoded by the coding sequence ATGCCCAAGTGCCCTAAGTGCGGCGCGGAGGTTAAGGAGCCCATCAAGACTTGGGTGTTGGCTCCCAAGGGAAGGAAAGGAGTGATAATAGGCCTCTTCAGGTGCCCCAACGGGCACTACTTCAGGGCGAAGGTGGGCGAAGCTCCTCCGAAGAAGGAGGCAGCCTAA
- a CDS encoding triphosphoribosyl-dephospho-CoA synthase → MSLAVALEAGICKPGNVCPERAGSFSYPDILVDAFELQWACRLSQRGAPLGLVYREALGAQRSTLTGYVILAVPLMRHLSKGLDATKRALEDLKASKVYDAQLFLKSLSETGLSHYKKVEGFVDADEWWTFEGNLWDLFLYLSKFDDLFREIVKGYPLSLEGALRLIREGYSKRTLEGLQRFVLSNIIDSLVARKHGYRVALGLNRAAKEGYHSWYIEDKGINPGTAADIIAVSILLALAEEAR, encoded by the coding sequence GTGTCCCTGGCAGTAGCTCTGGAGGCCGGCATATGTAAGCCCGGGAACGTCTGTCCGGAGAGGGCCGGAAGCTTCTCATATCCCGACATACTAGTGGACGCCTTCGAGCTCCAGTGGGCGTGTCGCCTCTCTCAAAGGGGCGCCCCGCTGGGACTGGTTTACCGCGAGGCCTTGGGGGCTCAGCGGAGTACCCTTACGGGTTATGTCATATTAGCGGTACCCCTAATGAGACACTTGTCGAAGGGGTTGGATGCGACTAAGCGCGCTTTGGAAGATCTGAAGGCGAGTAAGGTTTACGACGCACAGCTCTTCTTGAAGTCCCTCTCGGAAACCGGCTTAAGCCACTACAAGAAGGTAGAAGGCTTCGTCGACGCCGACGAGTGGTGGACATTCGAGGGAAACCTCTGGGACCTCTTCCTCTACTTGTCGAAATTTGACGACTTGTTTAGAGAGATAGTTAAAGGATATCCGTTAAGCTTGGAAGGCGCCCTCCGACTAATTCGGGAGGGTTATTCCAAGCGCACGCTCGAAGGGCTGCAGCGCTTCGTGCTTTCTAACATTATAGACAGTTTGGTGGCTCGCAAGCACGGCTACAGGGTGGCCTTGGGGCTCAATAGGGCCGCCAAGGAGGGCTACCACAGTTGGTACATCGAGGATAAAGGGATAAACCCGGGGACCGCCGCTGACATAATAGCCGTTTCAATACTTCTGGCGCTGGCTGAGGAAGCGAGATGA
- a CDS encoding carbohydrate kinase family protein, with the protein MVRIVVIGNINIDIIAFLDELPSIDEGREAKDWRVLPGGSGANFSVAARSLGADVELYAAVGTGTFSKKVVEELERAGVKVFGPLKEGEQSMVFIASTPKGKVMYSLKGVSHSLRPEELPERFGADVVHVATKPPSFVEKYLSTERLSYSPGTYAFEETESVKRLVGRVDFLFLNKSEAMRLGLYPEPEVLPREALVITLGGKGSLVYTRGGRAYYVESLKVEVVDTTGAGDVYAAAFLVTYLTEGDIIKAAKAASAAGALAVTVPGGQIMLDVQSLKLAASKVGVREMRKSPTPEG; encoded by the coding sequence ATGGTAAGGATCGTTGTAATTGGAAACATTAACATAGATATAATAGCTTTCTTGGACGAGCTCCCCTCAATAGATGAGGGGAGGGAAGCTAAGGACTGGCGGGTGCTCCCAGGAGGCTCCGGGGCCAACTTCTCAGTCGCCGCCCGTAGCTTAGGGGCCGACGTAGAACTCTACGCCGCCGTGGGGACCGGCACCTTCTCTAAAAAAGTCGTGGAGGAGCTTGAGAGGGCCGGAGTCAAAGTCTTCGGCCCTCTGAAAGAGGGCGAACAGTCGATGGTGTTCATCGCTTCCACTCCGAAAGGAAAAGTCATGTACTCGCTGAAGGGCGTGTCCCACTCGCTAAGGCCAGAGGAGCTGCCCGAGAGGTTCGGTGCGGACGTAGTCCACGTTGCTACCAAGCCTCCCTCCTTTGTGGAGAAGTATCTCTCTACTGAGAGACTCAGTTACTCGCCCGGAACTTACGCTTTCGAAGAGACCGAGTCCGTCAAGCGACTCGTGGGAAGGGTTGACTTTCTATTCTTAAATAAGTCCGAAGCAATGAGGTTGGGGCTGTACCCCGAGCCCGAAGTCCTCCCGAGGGAGGCACTCGTTATTACGCTTGGTGGCAAGGGCAGTCTGGTATATACCAGAGGGGGGAGGGCATATTACGTTGAGAGCTTGAAGGTGGAAGTAGTAGACACTACTGGGGCCGGCGATGTGTACGCAGCGGCTTTCTTGGTTACGTATCTCACTGAAGGCGATATAATCAAGGCGGCCAAGGCTGCCAGCGCGGCCGGCGCGCTCGCGGTAACCGTTCCCGGAGGTCAGATAATGCTAGATGTCCAGAGCTTGAAGCTCGCGGCCTCTAAGGTCGGAGTGAGGGAGATGAGGAAGAGTCCGACCCCTGAGGGGTGA
- the pyrB gene encoding aspartate carbamoyltransferase codes for MPDVVDVLDLDKKDMIKIFELAEDIEYKKLHKSKWCALENKTVSLLFVEPSTRTRLSFEESAKRLCAHTLTIVGEEASSFVKGESLYDTIKVLDKISDIIVIRHNLDGSAKYASEVAANPVINAGDGKNQHPTQSLIDLYVVRKRKGGLEDLRYAVVGDLRYARTARSFLLALTKFKPRSVYLVAPEVLKPSIKFLEELKSMGLNVFEVDRLEDVIPNVDVIYVTRIQKERFPDPSEYEKVKGSYKITLDLIKRGKGDLIVLHPLPRVDELDVRIDSTPHAAYFDQVAASVPVRMATLAWSAGVV; via the coding sequence TTGCCAGACGTCGTAGACGTCTTGGATTTAGATAAGAAAGACATGATCAAAATATTCGAACTCGCTGAGGACATAGAATATAAGAAACTTCATAAGTCGAAGTGGTGTGCCCTTGAAAACAAAACAGTGTCACTCCTTTTCGTCGAACCGTCCACTAGAACGAGACTTTCGTTCGAAGAGAGCGCCAAGAGGTTGTGTGCCCACACGCTCACAATAGTCGGCGAGGAAGCCAGTTCGTTCGTCAAAGGTGAGAGCCTATACGACACTATAAAAGTCTTAGACAAGATTAGCGACATAATAGTGATCAGACACAACTTGGACGGCTCTGCGAAGTACGCAAGCGAGGTCGCCGCAAACCCAGTAATTAACGCAGGCGACGGCAAGAACCAACACCCAACGCAGTCGCTCATAGACCTCTACGTAGTCAGAAAGAGGAAAGGGGGGCTCGAAGACCTTCGTTACGCTGTCGTGGGGGACCTTCGGTACGCTAGGACGGCGAGGAGCTTCCTGTTGGCGTTGACTAAGTTTAAACCTAGGTCAGTCTACCTAGTAGCCCCCGAAGTTCTCAAACCCTCAATCAAGTTCTTAGAAGAGTTAAAATCTATGGGTCTCAACGTTTTTGAAGTAGATAGGTTGGAGGATGTCATTCCTAACGTCGACGTAATATACGTAACCAGAATACAGAAGGAGAGGTTTCCGGACCCCTCAGAATACGAGAAGGTTAAAGGTAGCTACAAAATAACCTTAGACCTGATAAAGAGGGGGAAGGGGGACTTGATCGTCTTACACCCGCTCCCCCGTGTGGACGAGTTGGACGTGAGAATAGACTCGACCCCCCACGCAGCTTACTTCGACCAAGTGGCTGCTTCCGTGCCAGTGAGAATGGCAACGCTCGCTTGGAGTGCGGGGGTGGTCTGA
- a CDS encoding anaerobic ribonucleoside triphosphate reductase yields MARVGDHLTTLGFTNVKKPRNVLEEMMGRSVNSNEYQGPNKLLLEAAERYLWEHVVEDVMPKDMISAHKEGVVYVHKLPQSVFLPYCNGNDYSRVLKKGLKTPTIVAGPARHYQVAMAHAANFLAMMQQYWTGAQAFGSVELWVAPFIAKEHLSDEEIRQGIQTLYYELNLPWRPGMQTPFTNITVTYTESKYMLDQPVIIGGASTGDLLGDYLDEARRWLIQLGKVLQRGDSLRQPFTFPIPTLMPTAKDFYNDAELFDAIFVTAAKMGSYYWLNTKVIDPDSAFAMCCRYVVKKDEVNKAFMGGLRLKKLEDQRKEELEKLAKGRLGGMWAIPDITGSIGVVTVNLPRIALDARGDVETFFEILEERVELVAKWLSWWRNHYLRLMKTYRNFYSMVWEYSPEWTRTHFNTIGAIGMPEAAAILLGDPEVWTSEDVGAKEKAIELEDKMIKTMADIASRLTIEMGEPFNVEEVPGETAAAKLFLNDLKHYPEVREYVPEGVDMYSTSVVPYYDHGITLWQRIKWEGKVQQRFTGGVMMHIFLGEQPDPEALAKLTQKIMDAGVVYWSYTPAISVCENGHKTVGLYTRCPRCGAKTEIWSRIIGYYRPVSNWNPFRQKEFRMRTHYDNSLNKGKLAVYSLEDGRPM; encoded by the coding sequence ATGGCTAGGGTAGGCGACCACCTAACCACTCTCGGGTTTACAAACGTCAAGAAGCCTAGAAACGTACTCGAAGAAATGATGGGTAGGAGCGTCAACTCCAACGAGTACCAGGGTCCCAACAAACTGCTGCTAGAAGCGGCCGAGAGGTACCTCTGGGAACACGTAGTAGAGGACGTTATGCCCAAGGACATGATAAGCGCTCACAAAGAAGGTGTAGTGTACGTACACAAACTGCCCCAGAGCGTCTTCCTCCCCTACTGCAACGGCAACGACTACTCCAGAGTACTGAAGAAGGGCTTGAAGACCCCCACCATAGTGGCGGGCCCGGCGAGGCACTACCAAGTAGCGATGGCCCACGCTGCTAACTTCCTAGCTATGATGCAGCAGTACTGGACCGGCGCCCAAGCGTTCGGCAGCGTGGAGCTGTGGGTAGCGCCCTTCATAGCCAAGGAACACCTAAGCGACGAGGAAATAAGGCAAGGGATCCAGACGCTCTACTACGAACTCAACTTGCCGTGGAGACCCGGGATGCAAACGCCCTTCACGAACATCACTGTAACCTACACCGAAAGCAAGTACATGTTAGACCAACCCGTAATAATAGGTGGCGCCTCCACCGGAGACCTCTTGGGAGACTACTTAGACGAGGCCCGCAGGTGGCTCATCCAGCTGGGCAAGGTCCTCCAGAGGGGCGACTCGCTCCGGCAGCCGTTTACCTTCCCCATACCGACGTTAATGCCCACTGCCAAGGACTTCTACAACGACGCCGAACTCTTCGACGCCATCTTCGTGACTGCTGCAAAGATGGGAAGCTACTACTGGCTCAACACCAAGGTTATAGACCCTGACTCCGCGTTCGCGATGTGCTGCCGCTACGTAGTAAAGAAGGACGAAGTCAACAAGGCATTCATGGGAGGGTTGAGGCTGAAGAAGTTGGAAGATCAAAGGAAGGAAGAGCTAGAGAAGTTGGCAAAGGGCAGGCTGGGCGGAATGTGGGCCATACCCGACATAACTGGCAGCATCGGCGTGGTCACCGTTAACCTGCCCAGAATAGCCTTGGACGCCAGGGGAGATGTGGAGACCTTCTTCGAGATACTGGAAGAGAGAGTAGAGCTGGTGGCCAAGTGGCTGAGCTGGTGGAGGAACCACTACCTAAGGCTGATGAAGACGTATAGGAACTTCTACAGCATGGTGTGGGAATACAGCCCCGAGTGGACGAGAACCCACTTCAACACTATAGGGGCAATAGGGATGCCGGAGGCCGCGGCGATCCTATTAGGAGATCCCGAAGTGTGGACCAGCGAGGACGTAGGCGCGAAGGAGAAGGCAATAGAACTGGAGGACAAGATGATAAAGACTATGGCTGACATAGCCTCCAGATTAACCATCGAAATGGGCGAGCCGTTCAACGTTGAGGAAGTACCCGGAGAGACCGCCGCGGCAAAGTTGTTCTTAAACGACTTGAAGCATTACCCCGAAGTAAGGGAATACGTGCCCGAAGGGGTCGACATGTATTCCACCAGCGTAGTGCCCTATTACGACCACGGCATAACTCTATGGCAGAGGATAAAGTGGGAGGGCAAGGTCCAACAGAGGTTCACCGGAGGAGTAATGATGCACATATTCCTCGGCGAGCAGCCGGACCCGGAGGCGCTCGCGAAGCTAACCCAAAAGATCATGGACGCCGGAGTGGTCTACTGGAGCTATACGCCGGCCATAAGCGTCTGCGAGAACGGCCACAAGACTGTGGGCCTCTACACTAGGTGCCCGAGGTGCGGAGCCAAGACGGAGATATGGAGCAGAATAATAGGTTACTACAGGCCGGTGAGCAACTGGAACCCGTTCAGGCAGAAGGAGTTCCGCATGAGGACCCACTACGACAACAGCTTAAACAAGGGCAAGCTCGCTGTGTACAGCCTCGAGGACGGTAGGCCTATGTAA
- a CDS encoding oxidoreductase FAD/NAD(P)-binding subunit yields the protein MSFKVEEVLRSRKLAKGIYETFVSYHGEAPPPGTFFMVWVPGHEAIPLSVAGYRGDAVRFIVEVRGRTTAALYTAHKVGLLGPLGRQAPVPSGKPLLVGGGVGIAPLLYMKELWGGELLFGAKSAEKVPKIDGIDEVATEDGSLGFKGTVVDLLKLRPQKRDVYACGPPSMISSLKVLAKEMGLKGYYSTEKMIKCGIGICGSCVLEGKLLCKEPWLRLG from the coding sequence ATGAGCTTCAAGGTAGAGGAGGTCTTGAGGAGTCGTAAGCTCGCGAAGGGAATCTACGAAACGTTCGTGAGCTATCATGGAGAAGCTCCCCCTCCCGGGACGTTCTTCATGGTGTGGGTTCCCGGCCACGAGGCGATTCCCCTTTCGGTGGCGGGCTACCGCGGCGACGCGGTTCGCTTCATAGTAGAAGTTAGGGGAAGGACCACTGCGGCCCTCTACACGGCCCATAAAGTAGGACTCCTAGGCCCCCTAGGCCGCCAAGCTCCCGTCCCTTCGGGCAAACCCCTCCTCGTGGGAGGCGGGGTAGGAATAGCTCCCTTACTTTACATGAAGGAGCTCTGGGGAGGTGAACTCCTCTTCGGTGCCAAGAGCGCCGAGAAGGTGCCGAAAATCGATGGAATAGACGAAGTGGCCACCGAAGACGGGAGTTTGGGGTTCAAGGGTACGGTTGTGGACCTCCTCAAGCTTCGCCCCCAGAAGAGGGACGTCTACGCTTGTGGCCCACCTTCTATGATTTCGTCACTCAAGGTACTGGCAAAAGAAATGGGGCTGAAGGGCTACTACAGTACCGAGAAGATGATAAAGTGTGGAATAGGCATATGCGGGTCGTGTGTCCTAGAGGGTAAGCTGCTCTGCAAGGAGCCGTGGCTTAGGTTGGGCTGA
- a CDS encoding cytochrome c biogenesis protein, with amino-acid sequence MKALVYILALLMVADGILSSYIALRAPYPAAVPLGSPMAYRNVYLHVPIAWATYVLFIIAFILSILYLVTQDKKYDKYAALFVYTALVYAFMVLATGSAWAQESWGSFWNWDPRETGVLILFIAYLVYVAIRKSVQDPDRRATISAVYSIAAFATVPISFIMPYVMEGSLHPTLQATKGFITQPQVSKFFFAKVLLTVIEAVLIPVVVGMGYSREFFKAAVATAAILLVGAALAYPWGLTGRVVEAKLQSGTAELTAIYKGEKIKIKGSLELVINNNGQKIKVVVKDTEGLPKPEFVTVPGFAKGSNLTVNYEGRELWPTALGHLVKVENERAVALNPFCIPWTLFIYAIGFLILAYVLPREIAY; translated from the coding sequence GTGAAAGCGCTTGTCTACATATTGGCCCTACTGATGGTAGCAGATGGCATCCTTAGCTCTTACATCGCGTTGAGAGCGCCTTATCCCGCGGCAGTCCCCCTGGGCAGCCCGATGGCATATAGGAACGTTTACCTCCACGTGCCGATAGCGTGGGCTACATACGTCCTCTTCATCATAGCGTTCATACTTTCGATATTGTACTTAGTTACGCAAGACAAGAAGTATGACAAGTACGCCGCGCTCTTCGTCTACACTGCTCTGGTATACGCCTTCATGGTGTTAGCCACGGGGAGCGCTTGGGCCCAAGAGTCTTGGGGGAGCTTCTGGAACTGGGACCCTAGGGAGACCGGCGTACTTATTCTCTTCATAGCGTACTTGGTATACGTAGCGATCAGGAAGAGCGTTCAAGACCCGGACCGCCGGGCGACGATATCAGCAGTTTACTCAATCGCGGCCTTCGCGACAGTCCCCATAAGCTTCATAATGCCCTACGTGATGGAAGGCTCCTTACACCCGACGCTACAGGCTACCAAAGGCTTCATAACACAACCTCAAGTGTCGAAGTTCTTCTTTGCTAAGGTACTGCTGACGGTTATAGAGGCGGTTCTCATACCGGTTGTCGTAGGAATGGGATATTCGAGGGAGTTCTTTAAGGCGGCTGTAGCGACAGCGGCGATACTGCTCGTCGGCGCGGCTCTCGCTTACCCGTGGGGGCTCACTGGGAGGGTCGTGGAGGCCAAGCTCCAAAGCGGAACTGCTGAGTTGACTGCAATATACAAGGGAGAGAAAATTAAGATAAAGGGAAGCTTGGAGCTCGTAATAAACAACAATGGACAGAAGATAAAGGTAGTTGTAAAGGACACCGAAGGCCTGCCCAAACCAGAGTTCGTGACCGTGCCGGGCTTCGCTAAGGGGAGTAACCTTACAGTTAACTACGAGGGTCGGGAGCTATGGCCTACCGCGCTAGGTCACTTGGTCAAGGTTGAAAACGAAAGGGCGGTGGCCCTCAATCCCTTCTGTATACCTTGGACCTTGTTCATCTATGCTATAGGCTTCTTGATTTTAGCTTACGTGTTGCCCAGAGAGATCGCCTATTAA
- the pyrI gene encoding aspartate carbamoyltransferase regulatory subunit produces the protein MKELKVSKINNGTVIDHLPPGRALKVLRLLGIDGSEGFMVLIAMNVYSKKLGGRKDIVKIENVYLSDEQTKALALIAPTATINIIRNGEVVEKRGVTLPDVVEGILTCPNSSCISRSKREPIKSKFLVVSKRPLKLKCHYCGEIIEEKEVSNYINLR, from the coding sequence GTGAAGGAGCTAAAAGTAAGCAAGATCAACAACGGCACCGTAATAGACCACTTGCCTCCCGGAAGGGCACTAAAGGTCTTGAGGCTCCTCGGCATAGACGGTAGCGAAGGCTTTATGGTTCTCATAGCTATGAACGTCTACTCAAAGAAGTTGGGCGGGAGAAAAGACATAGTTAAAATAGAGAACGTTTACCTAAGCGACGAGCAGACCAAGGCGTTGGCCTTAATAGCGCCCACCGCGACGATTAACATAATAAGGAACGGAGAAGTAGTGGAGAAAAGAGGCGTCACGCTTCCCGACGTGGTCGAGGGTATCTTAACTTGTCCTAACAGTTCGTGTATTTCCCGGTCTAAGAGGGAGCCTATAAAGTCTAAGTTCTTGGTCGTCTCGAAGAGGCCGCTCAAACTGAAGTGTCACTACTGCGGAGAAATAATAGAAGAGAAAGAGGTCTCTAATTACATAAACTTGAGGTGA
- a CDS encoding ribosome biogenesis/translation initiation ATPase RLI, translating to MERTVPRVAVIDKELCKPDKCNYECIRFCPINKTGRNKAIELGEDGKPIIHELVCTGCGICIKKCPFQAIHIENLPEEVEEKLVHRYGKNGFALYGLPVPKRGQVTGIIGRNGAGKSTSLKILSGLLKPNLGKEEASWDEVLKRFRGTELFNYLKDLANGKIRVAYKLQYVAEAAKLLKGTVGQLLARVDERGIAREVAQALNIAHLWERDVRKLSGGELQRFLIAAVLSKDADLYAFDEPAAYLDVKERINMARAIKKFVPPNRYVLIIEHDLAILDYLSDLVHIVYGVPGVYGIVSQPYSTRVGINHYIRGFLPSENMRIRDKPITFVNPELREKVVSTEVYLEWPFMTKKLGDFVLEVNPGEIHRGEIIGILGPNGIGKSTFIKLIAGILKPDNADFVLPQLRLAYKPQYVTHEMFGKNETVKDVLRKVRSDFLDTSSWYYVEVVKRLGLNRLLEKEVKHLSGGELQKLAVAVTLGKEADLYLLDEPSAFLDVEERLAVGDAIRHIVEGSGAAAFVVDHDLVMIDLITDRVMVFKGEPGKHGVAEPPTSLRRGMNEFLKELGITFRRDPETGRPRVNKEGSRLDRMQKSIGEYYYTLPARE from the coding sequence TTGGAGAGGACAGTGCCTAGGGTAGCAGTAATAGACAAGGAGTTGTGCAAGCCGGACAAGTGCAATTACGAGTGCATAAGATTCTGTCCAATAAATAAAACCGGGAGGAACAAAGCGATCGAGCTCGGAGAGGACGGGAAGCCGATAATACACGAACTAGTGTGTACTGGGTGCGGGATTTGCATCAAGAAGTGTCCGTTCCAAGCGATTCACATAGAGAACTTGCCAGAAGAGGTGGAAGAGAAGCTGGTCCACAGATACGGCAAGAACGGTTTCGCGCTCTACGGCTTACCGGTCCCCAAGAGGGGACAAGTCACGGGCATCATAGGGAGAAACGGCGCCGGCAAGTCCACTTCGCTGAAGATCTTGAGCGGTCTCTTGAAACCCAACCTAGGCAAGGAAGAGGCCTCTTGGGACGAGGTCCTAAAGAGATTCAGGGGGACCGAATTATTCAACTATTTGAAAGATTTGGCTAACGGGAAGATAAGGGTTGCGTACAAGTTACAGTACGTAGCGGAGGCCGCTAAGCTGCTGAAGGGGACGGTAGGCCAACTGCTCGCGCGGGTGGACGAGAGGGGGATCGCGAGGGAAGTAGCGCAAGCGCTAAACATAGCCCACCTATGGGAGAGGGACGTAAGGAAGCTCTCGGGCGGCGAGCTCCAGAGGTTCCTAATAGCAGCGGTCCTAAGTAAGGACGCTGACCTTTATGCGTTCGACGAACCCGCGGCTTACCTCGACGTAAAGGAGAGGATAAATATGGCCAGAGCGATTAAGAAGTTCGTCCCACCCAACCGATACGTGCTGATAATAGAACACGACTTGGCAATCCTAGATTACTTGTCCGACTTGGTTCACATCGTATACGGCGTGCCGGGGGTTTATGGAATAGTATCACAGCCCTATAGCACGAGGGTGGGGATAAACCATTACATAAGGGGGTTCTTGCCCAGCGAAAACATGAGGATAAGGGACAAGCCTATAACGTTTGTTAACCCAGAGCTCAGGGAGAAGGTAGTCTCAACTGAAGTATACTTGGAGTGGCCGTTCATGACAAAGAAGTTAGGCGACTTCGTCCTAGAGGTAAACCCTGGCGAGATTCATCGAGGGGAAATAATAGGTATATTGGGACCTAACGGAATAGGTAAATCTACCTTTATCAAACTAATAGCTGGCATCCTCAAGCCGGACAATGCCGACTTCGTGCTCCCGCAGTTGAGGCTCGCGTATAAGCCCCAGTACGTTACACACGAAATGTTCGGAAAAAACGAGACCGTTAAGGACGTCCTCAGAAAGGTTAGAAGCGACTTCTTGGACACCTCCAGTTGGTACTACGTCGAAGTGGTGAAGAGGCTCGGGTTGAATAGATTGTTGGAAAAGGAGGTTAAGCACTTGTCGGGCGGAGAGCTCCAGAAGCTCGCCGTGGCCGTTACTCTAGGAAAAGAGGCCGACCTATACTTGCTGGACGAGCCCTCCGCGTTCTTGGACGTCGAGGAGAGGCTCGCGGTGGGCGACGCAATAAGACACATCGTAGAGGGTTCCGGGGCGGCGGCCTTCGTCGTAGACCACGACTTGGTGATGATAGACCTAATAACGGATAGGGTAATGGTGTTCAAGGGCGAGCCCGGTAAGCACGGCGTCGCAGAGCCCCCAACCAGCTTGAGGAGGGGTATGAACGAGTTCCTAAAGGAGCTCGGAATAACCTTTAGGAGGGACCCGGAGACGGGGAGGCCTAGAGTAAACAAAGAAGGGAGTCGCTTGGACAGGATGCAGAAATCCATAGGCGAGTATTATTACACTCTGCCGGCGAGGGAGTAG
- a CDS encoding PIN domain-containing protein, protein MRVLDERELERLKRRLVIADTSVLLLIAEGIDVIGQIEEMGGLCAVTPSVLRELERISEEQSKRGRAARLVLPIVLEQCPILNANLERRTDDDIVSIALRYGLAVATADKGLRRRLLRKVPTIYYREAQRRLYSEDFFAY, encoded by the coding sequence ATGAGGGTCCTCGACGAGCGTGAGCTCGAGCGCCTCAAGAGGAGGCTAGTAATAGCCGATACGTCGGTACTATTACTCATAGCTGAGGGGATAGACGTTATAGGCCAGATAGAGGAAATGGGTGGTTTGTGCGCCGTCACGCCATCGGTCTTGCGAGAGCTGGAACGGATCTCCGAGGAGCAGAGCAAGAGAGGGAGGGCGGCGAGGCTCGTCCTTCCTATAGTCTTGGAGCAGTGTCCGATCCTCAACGCCAACCTCGAGAGGAGGACCGACGACGACATAGTTTCGATTGCCCTAAGGTATGGCTTAGCCGTGGCCACGGCTGACAAGGGACTTCGGAGGAGGCTGTTGAGAAAGGTGCCCACAATCTATTATCGCGAGGCGCAGAGGAGGCTGTACAGCGAAGACTTCTTCGCGTACTGA